tttagtgaatatttttcgaaaaaaaaaagtttctgaAGTTAATATAGCCACAAAGCGTCTAGTCTGGTCACATGGGAATAATTTATTCGATCTCTCCCCCGAGCTAATGTATCATCTCATCCCAcgaaagcaaaaagagaaatgattggtTTTGATATGATCTTTTCTCGATTTAAGCTCGAATTTAGTGCCACGCGACAGGCAGCTCGCTTCAAAGTTTAAGAAGAATGTTTCAAGTGAGGAACTCGTTGGGTGATGCTGATTTGGTTTCTGCAGCAGTTCTGCTTTGTACTAATCAACCTTAAACGCGACccgacacaacacgacacgcACGACACTatcagaagaagaaaacttgTTACTGTGAAGGCAAAGGGACAGGTCCAGAGTGTTTTAGTTCTAGAACCAGCAAGGATAATAACCATAAGGGTCCCCAACAGGATGATTCACCGCAGTGACCCGCCTTGACATTGATCTTCACAAACCAGACTCGACAAAGCTTATAAGATCGTCTGAATCTGCCGATTCAGATCGAGTAGAAACGTAGTGATTGGGCACCGAGAGACTCGCTAGTCCGTTGAAATCGACTACTCCTTCACATAGACCAAGGACTCGGTGCACCGGGCACgcctaatgaaatgatgtcctAATACAGACCGGGCCAGAGCTCGACGACCTTCTTCCAAGAAGGCCTACTCGAGATATCATCCCACCATGCGCTCACGCTCTTCCGGTCCCTTATCAGGTACTCCTTCCCCATTTTTCCCATCAAGTACTGCGTGAACGGGAGGTGGCTCAGGTCGGCAAGGCTGAAAAAATCCCCCGCCAGGTACTTACTCTTGGACAGCCTCTCCTCATAGATGTCCAGTACCTTACAGAGCTTGTCCTCACTCTCTTTGATCAGCTTCGGATCCGACGTAAGTCCCCTAATTGGGGCCAAAACAATTTTGTGGACAAGGTCGCGCAACGGCGGTTGGTAGCTATGAGCCTCCGCTTCGAGCCACTGCTCGACGAGCCCCCTCTCCTCTATTGTCTTCCCCAGAAGGTCGGTCCCTTGATGCTTGTATTTCTCAGCATAATACCTTATGATGGCCCGCGATTCTGTATGAAATTAAGATATAGTACAGATAGAAGAAGGCAAATCTTTATCCCCACAGATGAAATGCACCATAAATCTAGAATGCAAACTAAAAGAGACCTGCACTGTGCTTGTAAATTTACCAGCGTAGTCTTACTCTCGTGACACTAGACCCACGGGCCACAGTAACAGTGCAGACGTGGCAGGACGTTTCAACATCTATGTACTGATCATTCTGCTCGAACATTGATCAGGAAAATAATCCAATGAAAATGCAGGTCCAAACAGTTAATCTACAGCATTTGGCCGACGTATAAAAAGAAACAGATTATCAACAACTCATCCTGTGATACTTCCTAAATAGCTAGCTGATGAGTCCggccttcatttttttcttaaatgccACCTAAGTAACTGTGACAGCTGAGGGAAACACTCGGAAGACTTGCTCTCCTCGCTGAGATGCACAGCTGCCCGATACTTCATATTCAGACTATTTCGCCCCAGGTCGTTGATTTGAATCATCTGCTCCTTACGCAAAGGATTCGACTTGAGATTCAGAGTGAACGAGCATCTACAGTAGCATGCTGAAAAACAATCTGTATATGGACATCTTTTGATCTCAAGACCTCTCCGAACTACAAGGTGAAAATCCAAGAGTAGAGAGCCTTACCGAATAGAGTGTAGTCCCCATCTTGAATTACAGGAACTGATCCAAATGGCTACACATACACACCCGGTCCGACTCAGAATTAATCAGATGAAGTAGTACTTCATAGtacccacaaaaaaaagaacagaaagaaAGACGATGAAAAACTCGAGTTTGGGGAGAGtttgatcaaaagagaagtgaGCTTCAAGAAGAGGGACGGACCTGGAGCTTGAGGAATTCAGGGGCTTTCTGCTCGCCCTTGAAGAGATCCACAGGGACGGTCTCGAACTCGACCCCCTTCTCGATCAGGCACACCAGCACTCGCTTCGGCGCTGCAGCATCAGTCCCGTACACCTTCACCACcattttcactctctctctctctctctctctctctctcaccttttCTCTTCCTGATGGACTAGTCAATACCAAAAATCGTTGTCTGGGTTCATAAACAAAGCTCTTATCAAATCATTAAACCAAATTGGACTCGTTCCCGTTATGCGGCAACTTACCCATCACGATCGGGACCCAGGTTAGACAGTCAGTCAACGTTGGTATGCTGCAACTATCAGCTTTGTAGAATCTGGTGCAGCTTATCCCTTGACTCACTTTGCAGCATTTTCTCTGGCCCATCTTTGATGTATTATACTCTTGCAGCGTGCATAACGTCAATTATGGTTGGACAGTAGAATCATTTAAGTTCATTATGCTCGCATGAATTACATTTTCTAAATATAATTCTTTCGAGGGCCATTTGAAAACTAAAAGATCTATCTTTCATCGATTTTTTCTTCATGAGATGAATGCCGAACCTATGCTTCAGAGTCAATTTACGTTACTTGCTTTGgccaaaaatttccaacaatcCTTAGTAGAAGTGGCAAAAGCATCTTGCTTATCCATGTTCACATTGTCCGATTGCCTGCCTgtttctagaaaagcaattgCAAATTTGCTCGGATTGGGTATTACGGAGACCAATCAGTCTATTTCCacaatttctttaaaagtttAGGAAGAATGTTCAAGTGTTGATATTCATGAAAACACATGAACTTTTCTTATACACTTCAGCTGATCTTTTTGCTGATGAACTCATCTGCGATGCTACTTTGGTTTCTGCAGCAgttttttgctcttcttctgATGCAAAAGAGTCGGCAAACCTTGGTCTTCTTCATGCCAACAAGACGCACCAACATCGAATATATAAAACTTGATGTGGTCGGTATCCATGTTTAAGAAGAGTTTATTATCTCCTAGAATGAGTCTT
The sequence above is drawn from the Eucalyptus grandis isolate ANBG69807.140 chromosome 11, ASM1654582v1, whole genome shotgun sequence genome and encodes:
- the LOC104425056 gene encoding glutathione S-transferase F9 — encoded protein: MVVKVYGTDAAAPKRVLVCLIEKGVEFETVPVDLFKGEQKAPEFLKLQPFGSVPVIQDGDYTLFESRAIIRYYAEKYKHQGTDLLGKTIEERGLVEQWLEAEAHSYQPPLRDLVHKIVLAPIRGLTSDPKLIKESEDKLCKVLDIYEERLSKSKYLAGDFFSLADLSHLPFTQYLMGKMGKEYLIRDRKSVSAWWDDISSRPSWKKVVELWPGLY